Part of the Aquimarina sp. TRL1 genome, TTCTCCTTGTTTCGACCTGACAAATTTGGCTCAGGCAACTGTAAGCTTCAACTACCATATGTATGGAGATAATGACATGGGAAGCATCGCTCTGGAAGCAAGTAAAGATAACGGTGCAAACTGGGTAAGCCTATGGAGCCAAACTGGTAACAAAGGAAACAATTGGCTATCTGCCAGTATTGATCTGTCTGCATACTCAGGAGGAACGGTACAACTTCGTTTTAACAGACTAACAGGAGCTACCTGGAAAGCAGATATTGCTATTGATAATTTTGCTTTAAAAAGTGCCAGAACAACAGGAAATATCTGTGATGGTATTCAGACATATGTAAACGGTCGGACATACCAGATTGGTGACAAAGTAATTCACCAAAACACTCTTTTCCAACGTGATAACACAGTTGCTTCCGGATGGAGAAGAATAGGAAATTGCCCAACCTCAATGGCATACAGTACGAAAGAAAGTAACTCATCAACAGTGTATCCCCCTGTATACAATGCTCTAATTATCGAGCCAAATCCAATAAAGGGGAACACATTGAACACCTTGTTTGTTCCTTCAAAGGATGCGACATACCGCATCATAGAATTACAAGGAAAAATTGTTCTACAAGGAGATTTTAGTCAGGAAATAGATGTAACTCCACTTCCTAAAGGGGTCTATATTCTTAAAGTTCTTTCTGACAAAAAAGAGTATACACAACGTTTTATCAAATAATCAATCACTAAACGAGGTATATGTATTAATTGTAAAACCCTGAGAAATCGATTTTGATTTCTCAGGGTTTCTTATCTTATAATATCGTTGAAATTCAACAGGAATCAGAATTTAAAACCGCAAGCTAGTTGAAAAACAGCATTTCTCATTTCATGAGTCATATCATCATAACTGGTAGAAAGGCCTAAATAATACCTTACCTCTCCAAAAAAACCTTGAGGCATTTGATATCCGATACCGACTGTTGTTCCTAAATCCAATAAGGGAGTTACCCCCGAGATGTGTTGTGTTACACGTTCTTTGGCTCCGTCACGAAATATTTCTTTCTCTGAATTTCCTGTCAATAATATCCCGACCTGAGGCCCTACTTGTATGCTCGTCCCCTTAAACACATAATATTTAAACAACAGAGGGACATTCAGATAATCCAGCTGCAATCTATGCGATGTCATTCCTTCTGCGGTTATTCGCTCTATAGTTGCTCCTTGAGGAGAATATACAATCTCAGGCTGAAAAGCCAATACTTCGGTCAAGGGCACTTCTAATAATACCCCGAAATGAAGTGTTGCTCTATGAGCTACTTGTTCCTCTCGTTTTTTGGTTACGAAAGAAAAGTTTTCTCCTACTTTAATCCCAAAACGTGGAGTATATTCCTGAGCATACATCATCATAGCGATAAAATAAAAAAGGGCTGCTACTTGCTTACGTACTACTTTCATTACAGTATAAAAAAAGGGTTCATCTATATGTCGAGAAAAAAGAGCGTTACCCTTTTTTTTCTCTAGAGTATAACATGATTTTATATAAAAAAGTTTTTTTATTAGTTTACATTGAACATGTAAGTATTCATTTACCAAAACAAGAGTCCCTTATAAATAAGCATAAAAACAGTACGAAAAAAATAATGACAGCACAGGATAATCTCAAAAAAATTGGAAAAGAACTACCAGATACACCCTCTCCCGGAGGAAGTTATGAATCTGTCAATATCAGGGGAAATATTGCTTATATAGCAATTCAATTTCCTATCTGGAACAAAGAATATACCTATCAAGGACGATTAGGAGAAGAGCTTTCTACTGAAGAAGGGTATAAAGCTATGGAAATGTGTGCCTTGAATGTACTATCGCAAGTAAAACAAAAAATTGGTTTTGATAAGCTTATAGGTCTTAATCATATAGATGCTTATTTCCAATCCGGAAAAAATTGGGATGAATCGCCTGAAGTAGTCAATGGCGCTTCTGATCTTTTTGTAAAAGTGTTAGAAGAAAAAGGGAAACACTCCCGAGCAATTTTTGGTGTTGAAAAATTGCCCAAAAATTTTAGTGTTGGATTGACAGCATCATTTACAATCCATATATAATCAGCACAATAGCCCCCATAAAAAAGCCTTCTCATAATACAGAGAAGGCTTTTCGTATTATTTAATCACTTTATCAAGCTTCCTGTAGGCTATGTTTCTTTTCTATAGCTCTGTCCACACTATTAGATGGGGATTTAATTAACAGACTGCTCATACTGGTGAAAGCGTTGAACTTTTTAAGCCAGGTAGCTCCATTTGCTCCCCATCCTGTATCCAGACTAAAGTCTAAAGTACGAGAATTATTCGGCGCCCCGGTAAGATCTATCAATGCCCCTGAAGACATTGCTCTTGTAATTACAGTTGCTGTTTCTACAATATTAGTAGAAAAAATCAGTGCAATTGTAGTTATTGGTGTAATAGACCTTGCAGAACCACTCCCTAAAATAGGGAACGCACATAAGATATTAGGCGTATTTTCTACAACCTGACTAATTCCTACTGTAAATTGCTGCGATGCTTTATTCAAAAAAGATATTGCCCCTTTCGGTCCACTACTCGACCCGTTTAAATTTCCTGCCGAGTCAATTGTTATTAAATCGTTTAAGTCTGCATTTATCGTATTACTAGCTGTGATGGTAACACTTTCTGAAACTTGTGAAGTAGAGTTATACCCTTGAAACTGCTCCTCCCAATGAATTACTGTATTCGTTAATAACTTATCCTTTTCTAATTTAAACCAAACTGTAGGTTCTCCTGAACCAGAAGCTTCTACTGACTTGAATCCATATAATGAATACCCTTGCGATTTTAGTGCAGCTACGGTCTCTGCACTCATTTGTATTGTGGTACTAAACTTTGTTGCCATTATTTTTCAAATTTTATTGTTCTGTTATATTTAGACTGCTATGGCTAAATAACACATAAGAGCCCCAGACCCTCTGGAGACTTTTTAAGCTATTTGACAGGGATAAAAAATAGTTTAGTAATCAAAAGGAATTAAAAGTAGCTACTCAATGAAATATTTCATTTTTTTTAATTACGAAGTTAAATTTAGAAAAATATTTTGTTACTACAGACCAGAAAAACCACAAAAAATAAAAATTAAAAACCTAAAAATCAACAACTTAAACAACAAACCATAAAATAAGATTTATGGTTATATCATGTACTTTTTCTGTTGATTTTACAAACAACCTGCTACATTACGAACATACTTAAAGAGCTTAACGATTAATCCAAAAAAGCACGAATAAAAGTAAACTCCCCTGTAGACATATAAGGTATTAATAAGGGAATTAATATATTTCTAAACCATCATCGGTTAGAAAATAATATTTAAAGCACCTCCAGTTTATAACCTACCCCATGAATATTTATAATATTCACAGAAGGGTCATCCTGTAATTTTTTTCGAAGGCGGGAAATAAAAGCATCCAGGCTTCTCCCAACAATGACCCCTTGATCTTCCCATACTTCTTTTACCAATACCTCTCTTTTAATCGTTTCATTTTGATGCTGACTAAACAACTGCATTAGCTCACGTTCTTTAGTCGTTAATGAAATGCGCCTTCCTTCCTTTTCTAAAAAGTTTTTATCCGGATAAAACGAGTACTTCCCTATTCGTATTTGTTCTGAAGCCTCATTATTTTTCCTGTTTTTTTTCTTAGCTACATATAAAAAACCAATTCCTGCAATACTGATCAAACAAAGAGAAGCCCATACAAGTACATTGTCCCCCCCTAAAACAGCTGTTTCTTCTATAAACAATATCCGAATTCTATAACAATTATACGGAAGTCTCCTTCCCAGACATGGAATAATGCTTTCCTCTTGCGACATCATTACCCGATAACTATACGAAACTTCTTTGTTACTACAATTGATTACTTCTACGATATAACGCTCTGGTAATTCTAATTTTTCAAAACTATGACGAATATTCGCCACCAGGGTATCAGGAACAATGGATATGTCTGCCTCAAAAGACAATTCATAGGTATGTTCATTAATCTGAATTATCGGACTTATCAATGAAATAGAATCTTTATCCGACAAGAGTAACTGATTCCCTACATCTCTTAATGCTACTTTTACTATTTCAGAAAAATATAATGGTTCTTTTGATCGCGCCATATACATACTTGTAAAAAAAACTAGTATGCCTCCCATAAATAGTATACGATATATAAGTTTCGATTTCACAAAATACTTTGTAAACAAGTTAATACGGGTAAAATTTACAATTTTTTGCACTTCTTTTACATTTTTTTTTCACCTTCCAACAACTCCTCTTTTAGCTTTACAAAAAACATATATCATGAAAAACACAATAATTGTATTCGTTCTTTTTTATAGTTCTTTATCCTCTTTTGCTCAGCAAAAACTTTTTATTGATGCTTCTCAAAGTACCCTTCACTGGTCCGCCACAGATGATCATCATAGAGGGAAACATAATGGAAAAATCTCATTTCAAAAAGGTCATGTAATAAAAAAAGATACACAGATTACTGAAGGCATGTTCGAAGTTGATTTATATTCAAAACTACAATCTTATACCTATGACAGTAAAACATGCATTCCTTTTTTTTCCAGGGCTTCTTTTGATATAAAAAAACACCCCGGAGCAATTTTACATATCCTTCACACAGCGTATACCGGTCCTTCTTCTTTTTCCTCTACTGGATATTTAACTATTAATGGCATACGGCAGCCCATCACCTTTTTATCAACCATTAAAAAAAAGGAGCTTTATGAGGTGATCACATCAAATTTGGTCATTGATCCTATGCTATGGAGTACTCAGAAGGTACCTCACCTTATCTCAGCATTATCATTCCCAAAATTGATAGAAATCTCCTTACAAATAACTGTAATCCCTGATGGATGTTAAAAGAAATAGAAAAAGAGTGTCTAAAAAGCCAGACACTC contains:
- a CDS encoding RidA family protein; the protein is MTAQDNLKKIGKELPDTPSPGGSYESVNIRGNIAYIAIQFPIWNKEYTYQGRLGEELSTEEGYKAMEMCALNVLSQVKQKIGFDKLIGLNHIDAYFQSGKNWDESPEVVNGASDLFVKVLEEKGKHSRAIFGVEKLPKNFSVGLTASFTIHI
- a CDS encoding YceI family protein, producing the protein MKNTIIVFVLFYSSLSSFAQQKLFIDASQSTLHWSATDDHHRGKHNGKISFQKGHVIKKDTQITEGMFEVDLYSKLQSYTYDSKTCIPFFSRASFDIKKHPGAILHILHTAYTGPSSFSSTGYLTINGIRQPITFLSTIKKKELYEVITSNLVIDPMLWSTQKVPHLISALSFPKLIEISLQITVIPDGC
- a CDS encoding porin family protein → MKVVRKQVAALFYFIAMMMYAQEYTPRFGIKVGENFSFVTKKREEQVAHRATLHFGVLLEVPLTEVLAFQPEIVYSPQGATIERITAEGMTSHRLQLDYLNVPLLFKYYVFKGTSIQVGPQVGILLTGNSEKEIFRDGAKERVTQHISGVTPLLDLGTTVGIGYQMPQGFFGEVRYYLGLSTSYDDMTHEMRNAVFQLACGFKF
- a CDS encoding helix-turn-helix domain-containing protein — translated: MARSKEPLYFSEIVKVALRDVGNQLLLSDKDSISLISPIIQINEHTYELSFEADISIVPDTLVANIRHSFEKLELPERYIVEVINCSNKEVSYSYRVMMSQEESIIPCLGRRLPYNCYRIRILFIEETAVLGGDNVLVWASLCLISIAGIGFLYVAKKKNRKNNEASEQIRIGKYSFYPDKNFLEKEGRRISLTTKERELMQLFSQHQNETIKREVLVKEVWEDQGVIVGRSLDAFISRLRKKLQDDPSVNIINIHGVGYKLEVL